One Notolabrus celidotus isolate fNotCel1 chromosome 16, fNotCel1.pri, whole genome shotgun sequence DNA window includes the following coding sequences:
- the nup153 gene encoding nuclear pore complex protein Nup153 isoform X1, giving the protein MTAIRRRNTDRHLDERAMAATGGGKIRSRRYHIASKPYAKNKQQQQSGLISRVTDTVKSIVPSWLQKYFKNGDEGGGAVQGSDQNCELPPPPNGSEEGTPPIDGRDSPEPSTSNTEPSTSRASLNFQEYVLSRPPLSRSHLHFPTLDASSPILGASSSLFSQPSTSTAPGPFSTGFSLVKEIKDNLSQHEDDNISTTSGFSSRASDKDVPTSKTASLPQLWSPETDRTNSGSHPAQSSLKRPAFNLSVFGTSSNTSFNNTVLNSSQLGDSPFYPGKTTYGGAAAARSTRARPGTPYQAPVRRQIKAKPAGAQPCGVTSATARRILQSLERMSSPLADARRIPSAASSPLSSIMDGTNLDVSHFHSKKKRMDSTLPPVQKLVVPVAAPVSGNRSVSFRPTLTPGGVSRTVDRTPRETPTRQSPQLPEATPGPSQSTKDFGGLSYPLSSTPASTSVSSGGGKMKRERTTARPSSKRPEEDEVAEIPDLPTISLPISTSALPTFSFTSPLPPPTTPTPTPIPISNAINVTPVTPAKETNKEPQTASTPPCVPFTFSSPIVKATAVSPPSFSPSAGFTFSAPVAKVGPAMSNGKLSTTIAAAAKPAMSKSTEDFEGPFKPAKTLKQGSVLDLLKAPGFASPVARTSPNPDDAPQQNSTPSIAPLSSFSSTNTTTSSSSLPPSIGLGDLIKSSPGWSCDVCLVQNKPSVTKCACCMAPQPFSSSSKSIDSQPSTASLVGLESSSTNATSTTTTTTGFGSMFSKPAGTWDCDTCLVSNKSDAVKCVACDSAKPGTGLKPSLTLPSAFSAVKTVSSPSAPVTTGFLGFGDKFKKPEGAWECDTCLVENKAENTKCLACNSAKPGASTGSSAEASSLVSTAPVFELGDAFKKPEGSWDCDVCLIQNKAVDVKCVACQTAKPGAKVEPKGFGSSAAAASGSSTFGSSTSGGFKFGTSDSASVSITGGLKFGTSDSTSGSGSGGFKFGGSFSESSSSSGGFKFGSSTSETTSKDTAAASGFKFGSSSEGFQFGTASGDDKKSDPEPAAGWSKFGTSGGIVFGTGSSNTESNSSKGGFTFGLSKPEEKTSDTTTSSSVSFTPPVSSQEKGDIVASSNTTSTDTNSSTTATTTGSVFGGFGDTSLATTPQGGSTFGSLQVDKPPAAPTFTFGKPEEKKEAAASAPSAFVFGAASKDADAAPASASTGGFSFSKPSAPTQEPPTAFSFGKPADKSETGTAEAPQPSFTFGQSASDSSSAAAKPAFSFMVNNPTNSTDSTTLSSSTPTPSLFGTSTTTTTTSSSSSSTQAPAPSAAFLFGQPAAASTDGPPAKAPFVFGQGQDSQSAAPSSASLNSAPAPASASPFIFGAPAAAGSAPAPAAAAAAAAAAAAPAPSFSFGAAAPSADSSSAPSAAPSQFVFSPTPSAAFGANQTPSFGSTFGSPFPGTPSQSPAFGAKPNSTPVFGQQANSTPVFGANTNSAPGGGFQFGGASAFGATNNTSGVFTFGAGSAASPAPPANPSAAPGGGFNFAQQPAFNIGPATSFVASPAGQQAIAGRKIKTAVRRRK; this is encoded by the exons ATGACAGCTATCCGGCGCCGAAACACCGATAGACACTTAGACGAAAGAGCCATGGCGGCCACGGGTGGAGGGAAAATTAGAAGCAGGAGATATCATATCGCCTCTAAACCTTACGCCAAGAACAAACAg CAGCAACAGTCAGGCCTCATAAGTCGAGTGACAGACACAGTAAAGAGCATCGTTCCCTCCTGGCTacagaaatactttaaaaatggagatgaaggaggagggGCTGTACAGGGGTCAGATCAGAACTGTGAGCTGCCTCCACCTCCTAATGGCAGCGAAGAGGGAACTCCTCCCATTGACGGACGGGACTCCCCAGAACCAAGCACCAGTAACACAG AGCCCTCAACCAGCCGGGCATCCCTGAACTTTCAGGAATATGTGCTTTCGCGACCCCCTTTAAGTCGCTCCCATCTTCATTTCCCCACTCTGGATGCCTCCTCCCCCATCCTGGGGGCTTCCAGCAGCCTCTTTTCCCAGCCCTCCACATCCACAGCCCCTGGACCCTTTTCCACAGGCTTCTCCTTGGTCAAAGAAATCAAGGACAACCTCTCACAGCATGAAGATGATAACATCTCCACCACTAGCGGCTTCTCCTCCCGCGCCTCAGACAAAG ATGTTCCTACTTCTAAAACAGCATCACTTCCTCAACTTTGGTccccagagacagacagaacaaactctGGGTCTCATCCTGCCCAGTCCAGTCTGAAAAGGCCTGCCTTCAACCTGTCTGTATTTGGAACTTCATCCAAT ACATCATTCAACAACACAGTGTTAAACTCCAGCCAGCTTGGAGATTCACCCTTTTATCCCGGGAAAACAACGTATGGTGGGGCTGCTGCAGCCAGGAGCACTCGCGCGCGTCCTGGGACACCATACCAG GCCCCGGTGAGGAGACAGATCAAGGCAAAGCCTGCAGGTGCTCAGCCCTGTGGAGTGACCAGCGCCACAGCCAGACGCATCTTGCAGTCTTTAGAACGCATGTCGAGCCCACTGGCT GATGCCAGGAGAATCCCTTCAGCGGCATCATCCCCCCTCTCATCT ATTATGGATGGTACAAATCTAGATGTGTCACATTTCCACTCGAAAAAGAAACGG ATGGATTCCACCCTACCACCAGTGCAGAAGCTGGTGGTTCCTGTTGCAGCACCGGTTTCAGGAAACCGCTCCGTGTCCTTCAGACCTACTTTGACTCCTGGAGGAGTGAGCAGAACTGTGGACAGAACCCCAAGGGAAACG CCAACAAGACAATCACCACAACTACCTGAAGCAACCCCAGGTCCATCTCAAAG CACAAAGGATTTCGGTGGGCTTTCCTATCCTCTGTCCAGCACGCCTGCTTCCACCAGTGTGAGCTCAGGAGGGGgcaagatgaaaagagagaggacgACTGCAAGGCCTTCCTCTAAACGCCCTGAAGAGGACGAG GTGGCTGAGATTCCAGACCTTCCAACAATTTCACTCCCAATCAGCACCTCCGCTTTGCCCACCTTCAGCTTTACCTCCCCACTTCCACCTCCCACCACACCTACACCCACACCCATACCCATCAGCAACGCCATTAACGTCACGCCTGTCACTCCTGCTAAGGAAACAAATAAG GAGCCACAGACGGCCTCTACACCTCCATGTGTACCTTTTACATTTTCCTCCCCTATCGTCAAAGCAACTGCTGTTAGTCCTCCATCATTTTCTCCCTCA GCTGGATTCACTTTTAGTGCACCTGTAGCAAAGGTAGGACCTGCCATGTCCAATGGGAAGCTGTCCACAACGATAGCAGCAGCAG CCAAGCCAGCGATGAGCAAAAGCACAGAAGATTTTGAAGGACCTTTCAAACCAGCCAAAACTCTGAAGCAGGGCAGCGTACTGGATCTTCTCAAAGCACCTG GCTTTGCCTCTCCTGTTGCTCGGACTTCCCCAAACCCGGACGACGCTCCTCAGCAGAACTCCACACCGTCTATTGCCCccctttcctctttttcctccaccaacacgaccacctcctcctcctcccttcctccttcaATAGGGCTTGGGGATTTGATTAAATCCTCACCAGGCTGGAGCTGTGATGTCTGCTTGGTGCAGAACAAGCCCTCAGTCACAAAGTGTGCTTGCTGTATGGCCCCACAGCCCTTTTCCTCTTCATCCAAATCTATAGACTCTCAACCATCAACAGCCAGTTTGGTGGGGCTAGAGAGTAGCAGCACGAATGCGACCTCTACCACTACCACAACCACAGGCTTTGGCTCAATGTTCTCCAAACCTGCAGGAACTTGGGACTGCGATACGTGTCTCGTCAGTAACAAATCTGATGCAGTAAAGTGTGTGGCCTGTGATTCGGCCAAACCTGGGACAGGGCTAAAACCCTCCTTGACTCTTCCTTCTGCCTTCTCTGCTGTTAAGACTGTATCCAGCCCCTCAGCCCCTGTTACTACAGGCTTTCTCGGATTTGGAGACAAGTTCAAAAAGCCTGAGGGTGCGTGGGAATGTGACACTTGTTTAGTAGAAAACAAGGCAGAGAACACAAAGTGTTTGGCCTGCAACAGCGCCAAACCAG GAGCATCCACAGGATCTTCAGCGGAAGCCTCTTCTTTAGTCAGCACTGCTCCAGTGTTTGAGCTGGGAGATGCATTTAAGAAGCCAGAGGGCTCCTGGGATTGTGATGTCTGTCTTATACAGAACAAGGCTGTTGATGTAAAGTGTGTTGCTTGCCAAACAGCCAAACCTGGAGCAAAGGTGGAGCCCAAAG GTTTTGGCTCATCAGCTGCTGCGGCTTCAGGCTCTTCTACTTTTGGCTCTTCTACTTCTGGAGGTTTCAAGTTTGGCACATCAGACAGCGCCTCAGTGTCCATAACTGGAGGTTTGAAGTTTGGCACATCAGACAGCACCTCAGGGTCCGGATCCGGCGGTTTCAAATTTGGAGGCTCATTTTCTgagtcctcttcatcatcaggtGGATTCAAATTTGGAAGCTCCACATCAGAAACCACTTCTAAAGACACTGCTGCTGCATCAGGGTTCAAATTTGGCAGCTCATCTGAGGGCTTTCAATTCGGGACTGCCTCTGGTGATGACAAAAAGTCAGACCCGGAACCTGCGGCAGGTTGGTCCAAGTTTGGAACCAGCGGTGGGATCGTGTTCGGAACTGGATCATCTAACACAGAAAGTAACTCCTCCAAGGGTGGATTCACTTTTGGACTGTCAAAACCAGAAGAGAAGACATCAGACACCACCACCTCATCCTCTGTTAGTTTCActcctcctgtttcctctcaAGAAAAGGGTGACATTGTGGCCTCATCAAACACCACATCAACAGATACCAATTCATCTACAACCGCTACTACAACTGGCTCCGTCTTTGGGGGATTTGGTGACACCAGTTTGGCAACCACACCACAAGGGGGCTCCACATTTGGCTCCTTACAGGTGGACAAACCTCCTGCTGCTCCCACGTTTACCTTCGGGAAgccagaggagaagaaggaagcTGCTGCCTCGGCTCCCTCTGCCTTCGTCTTTGGTGCTGCGAGTAAAGATGCAGATGCTGCACCAGCATCGGCCTCTACAGGAGGCTTCTCCTTCAGCAAGCCTAGTGCTCCAACACAGGAACCTCCAACTGCATTTTCTTTTGGAAAGCCCGCAGACAAGAGTGAAACTGGTACTGCAGAAGCCCCGCAGCCCTCTTTTACCTTTGGACAAAGTGCTTCAG attcttcttctgctgcagcaAAACCAGCATTTTCCTTTATGGTTAATAATCCCACCAACAGCACTGACTCCACCACTTTGTCCTCCTCCACCCCTACACCAAGTCTGTTCGgtacctccaccaccaccaccacaaccagcagcagcagcagctccactcaggctccagctccttcagcagctttCCTGTTTGGTCAGCCTGCCGCAGCCTCCACTGACGGTCCTCCGGCTAAAGCACCCTTTGTTTTTGGCCAGGGTCAGGACAGCCAGTCGGCAGCACCGTCCTCTGCATCTCTCAACTCTGCTCCAGCTCCTGCCTCGGCTTCGCCTTTCATCTTtggtgctcctgctgctgctggctctgctcctgctcctgctgctgctgctgctgctgctgctgctgctgctgctccagctcCATCCTTCAGTTTTGGAGCTGCAGCGCCCTCTGCTGACTCATCCTCAG CTCCATCAGCAGCCCCCTCACAATTTGTATTCAGCCCGACCCCCTCTGCTGCATTCGGGGCTAACCAGACCCCTTCATTTGGCTCAACCTTTGGATCCCCTTTCCCAGGAACACCCTCACAGTCCCCTGCTTTCGGAGCCAAGCCCAACTCTACCCCTGTTTTTGGACAGCAGGCCAACTCTACGCCTGTATTTGGGGCAAATACAAATTCTGCACCAG GTGGAGGCTTTCAGTTTGGAGGAGCCAGTGCATTTGGAGCCACAAACAACACCTCAGGTGTGTTTACCTTTGGAGCAGGATCAGCTGCCTCTCCTGCCCCCCCTGCCAACCCGTCAGCAGCACCCGGAGGAGGATTCAACTTTGCACAACAGCCTGCGTTTAATATCGG GCCAGCCACATCCTTCGTGGCCTCTCCTGCTGGACAGCAAGCAATTGCTGGGCGCAAGATCAAGACAGCGGTGCGGCGCAGGAAGTAG
- the nup153 gene encoding nuclear pore complex protein Nup153 isoform X2: MTAIRRRNTDRHLDERAMAATGGGKIRSRRYHIASKPYAKNKQQQQSGLISRVTDTVKSIVPSWLQKYFKNGDEGGGAVQGSDQNCELPPPPNGSEEGTPPIDGRDSPEPSTSNTEPSTSRASLNFQEYVLSRPPLSRSHLHFPTLDASSPILGASSSLFSQPSTSTAPGPFSTGFSLVKEIKDNLSQHEDDNISTTSGFSSRASDKASLPQLWSPETDRTNSGSHPAQSSLKRPAFNLSVFGTSSNTSFNNTVLNSSQLGDSPFYPGKTTYGGAAAARSTRARPGTPYQAPVRRQIKAKPAGAQPCGVTSATARRILQSLERMSSPLADARRIPSAASSPLSSIMDGTNLDVSHFHSKKKRMDSTLPPVQKLVVPVAAPVSGNRSVSFRPTLTPGGVSRTVDRTPRETPTRQSPQLPEATPGPSQSTKDFGGLSYPLSSTPASTSVSSGGGKMKRERTTARPSSKRPEEDEVAEIPDLPTISLPISTSALPTFSFTSPLPPPTTPTPTPIPISNAINVTPVTPAKETNKEPQTASTPPCVPFTFSSPIVKATAVSPPSFSPSAGFTFSAPVAKVGPAMSNGKLSTTIAAAAKPAMSKSTEDFEGPFKPAKTLKQGSVLDLLKAPGFASPVARTSPNPDDAPQQNSTPSIAPLSSFSSTNTTTSSSSLPPSIGLGDLIKSSPGWSCDVCLVQNKPSVTKCACCMAPQPFSSSSKSIDSQPSTASLVGLESSSTNATSTTTTTTGFGSMFSKPAGTWDCDTCLVSNKSDAVKCVACDSAKPGTGLKPSLTLPSAFSAVKTVSSPSAPVTTGFLGFGDKFKKPEGAWECDTCLVENKAENTKCLACNSAKPGASTGSSAEASSLVSTAPVFELGDAFKKPEGSWDCDVCLIQNKAVDVKCVACQTAKPGAKVEPKGFGSSAAAASGSSTFGSSTSGGFKFGTSDSASVSITGGLKFGTSDSTSGSGSGGFKFGGSFSESSSSSGGFKFGSSTSETTSKDTAAASGFKFGSSSEGFQFGTASGDDKKSDPEPAAGWSKFGTSGGIVFGTGSSNTESNSSKGGFTFGLSKPEEKTSDTTTSSSVSFTPPVSSQEKGDIVASSNTTSTDTNSSTTATTTGSVFGGFGDTSLATTPQGGSTFGSLQVDKPPAAPTFTFGKPEEKKEAAASAPSAFVFGAASKDADAAPASASTGGFSFSKPSAPTQEPPTAFSFGKPADKSETGTAEAPQPSFTFGQSASDSSSAAAKPAFSFMVNNPTNSTDSTTLSSSTPTPSLFGTSTTTTTTSSSSSSTQAPAPSAAFLFGQPAAASTDGPPAKAPFVFGQGQDSQSAAPSSASLNSAPAPASASPFIFGAPAAAGSAPAPAAAAAAAAAAAAPAPSFSFGAAAPSADSSSAPSAAPSQFVFSPTPSAAFGANQTPSFGSTFGSPFPGTPSQSPAFGAKPNSTPVFGQQANSTPVFGANTNSAPGGGFQFGGASAFGATNNTSGVFTFGAGSAASPAPPANPSAAPGGGFNFAQQPAFNIGPATSFVASPAGQQAIAGRKIKTAVRRRK, from the exons ATGACAGCTATCCGGCGCCGAAACACCGATAGACACTTAGACGAAAGAGCCATGGCGGCCACGGGTGGAGGGAAAATTAGAAGCAGGAGATATCATATCGCCTCTAAACCTTACGCCAAGAACAAACAg CAGCAACAGTCAGGCCTCATAAGTCGAGTGACAGACACAGTAAAGAGCATCGTTCCCTCCTGGCTacagaaatactttaaaaatggagatgaaggaggagggGCTGTACAGGGGTCAGATCAGAACTGTGAGCTGCCTCCACCTCCTAATGGCAGCGAAGAGGGAACTCCTCCCATTGACGGACGGGACTCCCCAGAACCAAGCACCAGTAACACAG AGCCCTCAACCAGCCGGGCATCCCTGAACTTTCAGGAATATGTGCTTTCGCGACCCCCTTTAAGTCGCTCCCATCTTCATTTCCCCACTCTGGATGCCTCCTCCCCCATCCTGGGGGCTTCCAGCAGCCTCTTTTCCCAGCCCTCCACATCCACAGCCCCTGGACCCTTTTCCACAGGCTTCTCCTTGGTCAAAGAAATCAAGGACAACCTCTCACAGCATGAAGATGATAACATCTCCACCACTAGCGGCTTCTCCTCCCGCGCCTCAGACAAAG CATCACTTCCTCAACTTTGGTccccagagacagacagaacaaactctGGGTCTCATCCTGCCCAGTCCAGTCTGAAAAGGCCTGCCTTCAACCTGTCTGTATTTGGAACTTCATCCAAT ACATCATTCAACAACACAGTGTTAAACTCCAGCCAGCTTGGAGATTCACCCTTTTATCCCGGGAAAACAACGTATGGTGGGGCTGCTGCAGCCAGGAGCACTCGCGCGCGTCCTGGGACACCATACCAG GCCCCGGTGAGGAGACAGATCAAGGCAAAGCCTGCAGGTGCTCAGCCCTGTGGAGTGACCAGCGCCACAGCCAGACGCATCTTGCAGTCTTTAGAACGCATGTCGAGCCCACTGGCT GATGCCAGGAGAATCCCTTCAGCGGCATCATCCCCCCTCTCATCT ATTATGGATGGTACAAATCTAGATGTGTCACATTTCCACTCGAAAAAGAAACGG ATGGATTCCACCCTACCACCAGTGCAGAAGCTGGTGGTTCCTGTTGCAGCACCGGTTTCAGGAAACCGCTCCGTGTCCTTCAGACCTACTTTGACTCCTGGAGGAGTGAGCAGAACTGTGGACAGAACCCCAAGGGAAACG CCAACAAGACAATCACCACAACTACCTGAAGCAACCCCAGGTCCATCTCAAAG CACAAAGGATTTCGGTGGGCTTTCCTATCCTCTGTCCAGCACGCCTGCTTCCACCAGTGTGAGCTCAGGAGGGGgcaagatgaaaagagagaggacgACTGCAAGGCCTTCCTCTAAACGCCCTGAAGAGGACGAG GTGGCTGAGATTCCAGACCTTCCAACAATTTCACTCCCAATCAGCACCTCCGCTTTGCCCACCTTCAGCTTTACCTCCCCACTTCCACCTCCCACCACACCTACACCCACACCCATACCCATCAGCAACGCCATTAACGTCACGCCTGTCACTCCTGCTAAGGAAACAAATAAG GAGCCACAGACGGCCTCTACACCTCCATGTGTACCTTTTACATTTTCCTCCCCTATCGTCAAAGCAACTGCTGTTAGTCCTCCATCATTTTCTCCCTCA GCTGGATTCACTTTTAGTGCACCTGTAGCAAAGGTAGGACCTGCCATGTCCAATGGGAAGCTGTCCACAACGATAGCAGCAGCAG CCAAGCCAGCGATGAGCAAAAGCACAGAAGATTTTGAAGGACCTTTCAAACCAGCCAAAACTCTGAAGCAGGGCAGCGTACTGGATCTTCTCAAAGCACCTG GCTTTGCCTCTCCTGTTGCTCGGACTTCCCCAAACCCGGACGACGCTCCTCAGCAGAACTCCACACCGTCTATTGCCCccctttcctctttttcctccaccaacacgaccacctcctcctcctcccttcctccttcaATAGGGCTTGGGGATTTGATTAAATCCTCACCAGGCTGGAGCTGTGATGTCTGCTTGGTGCAGAACAAGCCCTCAGTCACAAAGTGTGCTTGCTGTATGGCCCCACAGCCCTTTTCCTCTTCATCCAAATCTATAGACTCTCAACCATCAACAGCCAGTTTGGTGGGGCTAGAGAGTAGCAGCACGAATGCGACCTCTACCACTACCACAACCACAGGCTTTGGCTCAATGTTCTCCAAACCTGCAGGAACTTGGGACTGCGATACGTGTCTCGTCAGTAACAAATCTGATGCAGTAAAGTGTGTGGCCTGTGATTCGGCCAAACCTGGGACAGGGCTAAAACCCTCCTTGACTCTTCCTTCTGCCTTCTCTGCTGTTAAGACTGTATCCAGCCCCTCAGCCCCTGTTACTACAGGCTTTCTCGGATTTGGAGACAAGTTCAAAAAGCCTGAGGGTGCGTGGGAATGTGACACTTGTTTAGTAGAAAACAAGGCAGAGAACACAAAGTGTTTGGCCTGCAACAGCGCCAAACCAG GAGCATCCACAGGATCTTCAGCGGAAGCCTCTTCTTTAGTCAGCACTGCTCCAGTGTTTGAGCTGGGAGATGCATTTAAGAAGCCAGAGGGCTCCTGGGATTGTGATGTCTGTCTTATACAGAACAAGGCTGTTGATGTAAAGTGTGTTGCTTGCCAAACAGCCAAACCTGGAGCAAAGGTGGAGCCCAAAG GTTTTGGCTCATCAGCTGCTGCGGCTTCAGGCTCTTCTACTTTTGGCTCTTCTACTTCTGGAGGTTTCAAGTTTGGCACATCAGACAGCGCCTCAGTGTCCATAACTGGAGGTTTGAAGTTTGGCACATCAGACAGCACCTCAGGGTCCGGATCCGGCGGTTTCAAATTTGGAGGCTCATTTTCTgagtcctcttcatcatcaggtGGATTCAAATTTGGAAGCTCCACATCAGAAACCACTTCTAAAGACACTGCTGCTGCATCAGGGTTCAAATTTGGCAGCTCATCTGAGGGCTTTCAATTCGGGACTGCCTCTGGTGATGACAAAAAGTCAGACCCGGAACCTGCGGCAGGTTGGTCCAAGTTTGGAACCAGCGGTGGGATCGTGTTCGGAACTGGATCATCTAACACAGAAAGTAACTCCTCCAAGGGTGGATTCACTTTTGGACTGTCAAAACCAGAAGAGAAGACATCAGACACCACCACCTCATCCTCTGTTAGTTTCActcctcctgtttcctctcaAGAAAAGGGTGACATTGTGGCCTCATCAAACACCACATCAACAGATACCAATTCATCTACAACCGCTACTACAACTGGCTCCGTCTTTGGGGGATTTGGTGACACCAGTTTGGCAACCACACCACAAGGGGGCTCCACATTTGGCTCCTTACAGGTGGACAAACCTCCTGCTGCTCCCACGTTTACCTTCGGGAAgccagaggagaagaaggaagcTGCTGCCTCGGCTCCCTCTGCCTTCGTCTTTGGTGCTGCGAGTAAAGATGCAGATGCTGCACCAGCATCGGCCTCTACAGGAGGCTTCTCCTTCAGCAAGCCTAGTGCTCCAACACAGGAACCTCCAACTGCATTTTCTTTTGGAAAGCCCGCAGACAAGAGTGAAACTGGTACTGCAGAAGCCCCGCAGCCCTCTTTTACCTTTGGACAAAGTGCTTCAG attcttcttctgctgcagcaAAACCAGCATTTTCCTTTATGGTTAATAATCCCACCAACAGCACTGACTCCACCACTTTGTCCTCCTCCACCCCTACACCAAGTCTGTTCGgtacctccaccaccaccaccacaaccagcagcagcagcagctccactcaggctccagctccttcagcagctttCCTGTTTGGTCAGCCTGCCGCAGCCTCCACTGACGGTCCTCCGGCTAAAGCACCCTTTGTTTTTGGCCAGGGTCAGGACAGCCAGTCGGCAGCACCGTCCTCTGCATCTCTCAACTCTGCTCCAGCTCCTGCCTCGGCTTCGCCTTTCATCTTtggtgctcctgctgctgctggctctgctcctgctcctgctgctgctgctgctgctgctgctgctgctgctgctccagctcCATCCTTCAGTTTTGGAGCTGCAGCGCCCTCTGCTGACTCATCCTCAG CTCCATCAGCAGCCCCCTCACAATTTGTATTCAGCCCGACCCCCTCTGCTGCATTCGGGGCTAACCAGACCCCTTCATTTGGCTCAACCTTTGGATCCCCTTTCCCAGGAACACCCTCACAGTCCCCTGCTTTCGGAGCCAAGCCCAACTCTACCCCTGTTTTTGGACAGCAGGCCAACTCTACGCCTGTATTTGGGGCAAATACAAATTCTGCACCAG GTGGAGGCTTTCAGTTTGGAGGAGCCAGTGCATTTGGAGCCACAAACAACACCTCAGGTGTGTTTACCTTTGGAGCAGGATCAGCTGCCTCTCCTGCCCCCCCTGCCAACCCGTCAGCAGCACCCGGAGGAGGATTCAACTTTGCACAACAGCCTGCGTTTAATATCGG GCCAGCCACATCCTTCGTGGCCTCTCCTGCTGGACAGCAAGCAATTGCTGGGCGCAAGATCAAGACAGCGGTGCGGCGCAGGAAGTAG